A stretch of the Enterobacteriaceae bacterium ESL0689 genome encodes the following:
- a CDS encoding lysozyme, with translation MQISENGLGLIKQFEDCRLFAYPDPGTGREPWTIGYGWTQSVDGKPIKPGLRIDQETAERLLRCGVVQFEQAVNKLVRVRLNQNQFDALVSFTYNVGQRSFSSSTLLKRLNQGDYAGAAREFARWNKSGGRVLAGLTKRREAERALFVS, from the coding sequence GTGCAAATATCAGAAAACGGACTCGGACTGATTAAACAGTTTGAGGATTGTCGTCTGTTCGCGTATCCCGATCCGGGGACCGGACGTGAACCCTGGACAATTGGCTACGGCTGGACACAATCGGTAGACGGCAAACCGATCAAACCCGGACTGAGGATTGACCAGGAAACAGCCGAGCGGTTATTACGCTGCGGTGTGGTGCAGTTTGAGCAGGCGGTTAATAAACTGGTGCGGGTACGGCTGAATCAGAACCAGTTCGACGCGCTGGTGTCGTTCACCTATAACGTCGGGCAGCGCTCGTTCTCGTCCTCCACGCTACTGAAACGTCTGAATCAGGGGGATTACGCAGGTGCTGCGCGTGAATTTGCCCGCTGGAATAAATCAGGCGGTCGTGTGCTGGCCGGACTGACTAAACGGCGTGAGGCAGAGCGTGCTCTGTTTGTATCGTGA
- a CDS encoding phage holin family protein, with amino-acid sequence MITDVTATINSLLCTGVIITLLFYRRSETSRHRLWISRLAGTILVAYGSVPLAYLCGIYPQSSWPIVLANLLVLISLLSVRGNVARLVDLLRQ; translated from the coding sequence GTGATTACTGACGTGACCGCAACAATTAACTCGCTGCTCTGCACGGGTGTAATTATCACGCTGCTGTTTTACCGGCGTAGTGAAACCAGCCGTCACCGCCTGTGGATCTCCCGGCTGGCGGGCACAATACTGGTGGCCTACGGTAGCGTTCCGCTGGCCTATCTGTGTGGAATTTATCCACAATCCTCGTGGCCGATTGTCCTGGCCAATCTGTTAGTTTTGATTTCACTACTGTCTGTACGCGGTAACGTGGCGCGGCTGGTGGATTTGCTGAGGCAATAA
- a CDS encoding lysis system o-spanin lipoprotein Rz1 (In lambda-like phage, genes encoding the i-spanin subunit Rz, and the o-spanin subunit Rz1 (this protein) overlap.): protein MRTLKTILCASVWLLVAGCGSRVNAPLCQPLPKPPAPPAWAMMPASNSLQVLDQTFSISGQGLSETRQP from the coding sequence TTGCGAACGCTGAAAACGATTCTCTGCGCCAGCGTCTGGCTGCTGGTGGCCGGGTGCGGGTCGCGGGTAAATGCCCCGCTGTGCCAGCCACTACCCAAGCCACCAGCCCCCCCGGCGTGGGCCATGATGCCAGCGTCGAACTCACTGCAAGTGCTGGATCAAACGTTCTCGATATCCGGGCAGGGATTATCAGAGACCAGACAGCCCTGA
- a CDS encoding phage holin family protein has product MSDPVSGTTLAGGALTGASLYGLLTGTDYGVVFGAFAGAVFYIASAADLSAVRRVAYFVVSFIAGVLCAGLLGSKLATWTGYSDKPLDALAAVIIAALAVKILAFVNSQDIGSLVALITRRGGNR; this is encoded by the coding sequence GTGTCCGATCCTGTATCCGGTACTACGTTAGCCGGAGGTGCGCTCACGGGTGCCAGTCTGTACGGGCTGCTGACCGGCACCGATTACGGTGTGGTTTTTGGCGCGTTTGCGGGTGCGGTGTTCTATATCGCGTCAGCCGCAGATCTGAGTGCCGTTCGTCGTGTGGCCTATTTTGTCGTGTCGTTTATTGCCGGTGTGCTGTGTGCCGGGTTGCTGGGGTCAAAACTGGCGACCTGGACGGGCTACAGCGATAAACCACTGGATGCGCTCGCAGCGGTGATTATTGCCGCGCTGGCGGTAAAAATCCTGGCGTTTGTTAACAGTCAGGATATTGGCTCACTGGTGGCGCTGATTACGCGCCGGGGAGGAAACAGGTGA